A single genomic interval of Salinarchaeum sp. IM2453 harbors:
- a CDS encoding metal ABC transporter substrate-binding protein, translating into MKKSDIQNVSRRKFALLAGGGVAASAGIAGCIDGGEAVIDPDENTVVASMPAVWDMARQVAGDDEETLDTLDVVPVGRHGHDWEPEPATVEVIEEAAAFIYLRGFASWQDDAAEELEDNDETTVIEATEGIDFFDSPAEDDDEHFWMDPVYAKEGVDNIAEGLADVEPENEEVYMSNAGSFKDELEKIHEDMKDVVEHASLDTIIVATHDSFQWWYQQYDISVESPVGTSPDDQASPDEVEDIEEIMNDEGIEHVLYDVGEPAELAANLADETGADILPLSPLETQIDGTPELDVTDLEMEPDWGYREHFYEINIPTLKEALDSDVEIDTSY; encoded by the coding sequence ATGAAGAAGTCTGATATACAGAACGTTTCACGTCGTAAATTTGCGCTCTTGGCTGGTGGTGGTGTTGCCGCCAGTGCTGGAATAGCAGGCTGTATCGATGGCGGTGAGGCAGTTATTGATCCTGACGAAAATACAGTTGTGGCATCCATGCCGGCGGTATGGGACATGGCTCGGCAAGTCGCGGGAGATGATGAGGAAACGCTAGATACACTGGATGTTGTTCCTGTAGGAAGGCATGGACACGACTGGGAACCTGAACCAGCAACTGTTGAAGTAATAGAGGAAGCTGCTGCATTTATTTACTTACGAGGGTTTGCATCGTGGCAAGACGATGCTGCAGAAGAACTTGAGGATAATGATGAAACTACTGTAATCGAAGCAACGGAAGGAATCGATTTCTTTGACAGTCCTGCTGAAGACGATGATGAGCACTTCTGGATGGATCCCGTATATGCAAAAGAAGGGGTTGATAATATTGCTGAAGGGCTTGCTGATGTGGAGCCAGAGAATGAAGAGGTATACATGAGCAATGCTGGCTCATTTAAAGATGAGCTAGAGAAAATACATGAGGATATGAAGGACGTCGTTGAGCACGCGAGCTTGGATACAATTATTGTTGCTACGCACGATTCGTTCCAGTGGTGGTACCAACAATATGACATTAGTGTTGAGTCCCCTGTTGGGACTTCACCGGACGACCAAGCTTCGCCAGATGAAGTTGAAGATATCGAGGAGATCATGAATGACGAAGGTATTGAGCATGTACTTTATGATGTGGGTGAACCGGCGGAATTAGCAGCCAACTTAGCGGATGAGACTGGTGCAGATATTTTACCTCTGTCTCCACTCGAAACGCAAATCGATGGAACTCCGGAACTTGATGTCACTGATCTTGAGATGGAGCCTGACTGGGGATATAGAGAGCACTTCTATGAAATTAACATACCCACACTCAAGGAAGCATTAGACTCTGATGTGGAGATTGACACCAGCTATTAG
- a CDS encoding ABC transporter permease, translating to MAEYSRTQRLRWFPLVRHEASRLLLSKGPWLLAVVLPLWIYRPSFDLGDALGANVTITFVQYVAHIVVPFAVVLLCYRTIAGERESKQLKTLLNLPLSRQELFIAKFLGRLIGVLTPILLAIAIVTGLGVVNTGLMSIQKYLAVLGVTVVYVAALVGITVSVSAVVSRGITAAAVLFFGVVVVMELLWRQVVGQIVAFATDAGLLTDESTRDAVVIFLQRLTPSESYYTTTNWVLSSENAVGRIRSSGEPAIILSERFNDIPWYLHEGFGPVILLLWVVLPLGIGMFVFSRGDAL from the coding sequence ATGGCTGAGTACAGCAGAACTCAGCGTCTTCGGTGGTTTCCCCTTGTGAGACATGAGGCTAGCCGATTGCTCCTTTCAAAGGGGCCATGGCTGTTGGCAGTTGTCTTACCGCTGTGGATCTATCGTCCATCGTTCGACCTCGGTGATGCACTTGGTGCAAACGTGACAATCACATTCGTGCAGTATGTAGCACATATTGTTGTTCCATTTGCCGTCGTATTGTTATGTTATCGAACAATCGCAGGTGAGCGTGAGTCAAAGCAACTTAAGACATTGCTAAATCTTCCTCTTTCTCGCCAAGAGCTATTCATCGCCAAGTTTCTCGGCCGATTAATTGGGGTTCTCACTCCAATCCTGCTTGCAATCGCCATCGTAACCGGCCTTGGAGTAGTTAATACTGGCTTAATGTCAATTCAAAAATACTTAGCTGTCCTTGGAGTTACTGTCGTATATGTCGCTGCTCTTGTCGGAATAACTGTCAGTGTGTCCGCAGTTGTTAGCCGAGGGATTACGGCCGCCGCTGTACTCTTCTTCGGTGTCGTTGTTGTCATGGAGTTGCTCTGGCGACAAGTCGTCGGTCAGATAGTAGCTTTTGCTACAGATGCCGGCCTTCTGACCGATGAATCAACACGAGATGCAGTCGTTATATTTTTACAACGTCTCACTCCGTCAGAAAGCTATTATACTACGACCAATTGGGTTCTTAGCTCAGAGAATGCTGTTGGCCGAATCAGATCAAGCGGTGAACCGGCTATCATTCTATCAGAGAGATTCAATGATATCCCATGGTATTTGCACGAAGGATTTGGGCCGGTCATTCTTCTCCTATGGGTCGTCCTTCCACTTGGCATCGGAATGTTTGTCTTCTCACGGGGTGATGCATTATGA
- a CDS encoding metal-dependent transcriptional regulator yields the protein MNVDIDDIPETVPVSESQGRYLCAILYQLLDKDDPVKTSELAGKLGVSNASVTEKIEGFADADLVTYEPYYGVELTKQGEVIARQLFWRQCTVMDLFEDMIGTTVDPDQAYKVGYTLSTETIHAISNNVDQHCSQLCDAATQEECELVIPTES from the coding sequence ATGAACGTGGATATCGATGACATCCCAGAAACTGTCCCGGTAAGTGAAAGTCAGGGAAGATACCTCTGTGCTATTCTTTATCAACTCCTTGACAAAGATGATCCAGTCAAGACAAGCGAGCTCGCTGGAAAACTTGGAGTCAGTAACGCTAGTGTTACTGAAAAAATTGAAGGATTTGCTGATGCTGACTTAGTTACGTACGAACCATATTACGGAGTTGAATTGACTAAACAAGGTGAGGTGATTGCCCGGCAACTGTTCTGGCGTCAATGTACTGTTATGGATCTGTTTGAGGACATGATTGGAACGACAGTCGATCCAGACCAAGCTTATAAAGTGGGTTATACGCTTTCAACTGAGACGATTCACGCAATCAGCAATAACGTTGATCAACACTGTAGCCAGTTATGTGATGCGGCAACGCAAGAGGAATGTGAGTTAGTTATTCCTACTGAGTCCTAG
- a CDS encoding ABC transporter ATP-binding protein yields MTLAIETDELTKQFGDIVAVNQLSLSVEDGEIYGFLGPNGAGKSTTINLLMDYLRPDSGNVRIYGSDPRKDGPTIRQQVGILPDGFTPYDERTAQEHVRLVAATKNVDTDPASLLSRVGLNDAIDQSAGSFSRGMTQRLGLAMAIVGDPQLLILDEPFQGLDPRGVQTMRTLIHDLNAEGTTVFFSSHVLGQVEIVGDRIGILHDGSLAAEGSKTELQQAAGLGDALHVSTDGSLSSARQAVSELNDVVHIITEPDTLIVQLNKQGEEASVRNAIEQTSQKITQMRRKQPPIESIFLAHTEAPESVMD; encoded by the coding sequence ATGACTTTAGCTATTGAAACAGATGAACTTACAAAGCAGTTTGGTGATATTGTTGCAGTGAATCAGCTGTCGCTGAGCGTCGAGGATGGTGAGATATACGGATTTCTTGGACCAAATGGCGCTGGAAAATCAACAACGATCAACTTGCTAATGGATTACCTTCGTCCAGATAGTGGAAACGTACGTATATACGGGTCTGATCCGCGCAAAGACGGTCCTACGATCCGTCAGCAGGTTGGTATTCTTCCAGATGGATTTACGCCATACGACGAGCGTACTGCTCAAGAGCATGTCCGACTTGTTGCTGCTACTAAGAATGTGGACACTGATCCAGCCTCGCTGCTATCCCGGGTGGGGCTTAACGATGCAATTGATCAGTCTGCTGGTTCGTTCTCTCGCGGAATGACACAGCGTTTAGGACTGGCAATGGCAATCGTAGGAGACCCACAGCTGTTGATACTTGACGAACCATTTCAGGGCCTTGATCCTCGTGGTGTACAGACCATGCGTACGCTTATCCATGATCTCAACGCTGAGGGGACAACTGTGTTCTTTTCGAGTCATGTACTTGGACAGGTTGAGATCGTTGGAGACCGCATCGGTATCTTACACGATGGTTCTCTGGCAGCAGAAGGAAGCAAGACAGAGTTACAGCAAGCTGCCGGCCTTGGAGATGCACTCCACGTTTCGACCGATGGATCACTCTCCAGTGCTCGCCAGGCCGTTTCAGAACTCAATGACGTTGTTCATATAATAACTGAACCTGACACTCTTATTGTACAACTAAACAAGCAAGGAGAGGAAGCATCTGTCCGTAATGCTATTGAACAAACTAGTCAGAAAATCACCCAAATGAGAAGAAAACAACCGCCAATAGAGTCGATTTTCCTTGCTCATACTGAGGCCCCCGAATCGGTGATGGACTAA